A section of the Clostridium omnivorum genome encodes:
- a CDS encoding MFS transporter: MKNDNFKRYFQFMLIVLAAGAIYPIIYLKTNYQETLLQVFNMTLPQLNSIYSVLGIVWVIGYFPSGLIADKFSAKWLIAISLFGTAAGGFWFAQIPSSSNVAIIYGIWGIFSVFTFWSAHMKLVKLLSTKEEEGRFFGILDGGRGVVEALLASFALYIFTKVLGGSTNLADKRSAMVSIIYMYTIVIFVIAVLVTIFVEDDKKSAYQSKTSGGSKQKVTLADFVKVFKNKYVYIMGGIIFMSYAVYWTVYYLGGFLQTNAGVDAVSVAAIMVVVLWMRPVGGVIGGFLADKFGKEKTLAGALIGAVVCLILIASLSGAVIGKTGFYILIVITGIFLYAIRGTYWSLLGDAKIDISIVGAAIGFISFVGYLPDIILPKFNTFLFNTFGGNGGYNAYFIASAIMGVIGITLVAVFATLNKKEKVTNENNLSV; encoded by the coding sequence ATGAAAAATGATAATTTTAAAAGGTATTTTCAATTCATGCTAATTGTTTTAGCAGCAGGGGCAATTTATCCTATAATTTATTTAAAAACAAATTATCAAGAAACTCTTTTGCAGGTCTTTAATATGACTTTACCTCAATTGAATTCTATTTATTCTGTACTAGGAATTGTATGGGTAATTGGTTACTTCCCAAGTGGATTGATAGCTGATAAATTCTCTGCAAAATGGTTAATAGCTATTTCACTTTTTGGAACAGCAGCAGGCGGCTTTTGGTTTGCTCAGATTCCTAGTTCCAGTAATGTAGCAATTATTTATGGTATTTGGGGTATATTCTCTGTATTTACTTTCTGGAGTGCTCATATGAAGCTTGTTAAGCTGCTATCTACTAAAGAAGAAGAAGGTAGATTTTTCGGAATACTTGATGGTGGACGTGGTGTTGTAGAAGCTTTACTTGCAAGCTTTGCACTTTATATATTCACAAAAGTATTAGGCGGAAGTACAAATTTAGCAGATAAAAGATCAGCAATGGTTTCCATTATATATATGTACACAATAGTTATATTTGTAATTGCAGTTCTTGTTACAATCTTTGTTGAAGATGATAAGAAGAGTGCATATCAAAGTAAAACTAGTGGAGGTTCAAAGCAAAAGGTTACTCTAGCTGACTTTGTAAAGGTATTCAAAAATAAGTATGTTTATATAATGGGCGGAATTATATTCATGTCCTATGCAGTATATTGGACAGTTTATTACCTTGGAGGGTTCCTTCAAACAAATGCTGGTGTTGATGCAGTATCTGTAGCAGCTATCATGGTAGTTGTTCTTTGGATGAGACCCGTAGGTGGAGTTATTGGAGGCTTTTTAGCAGACAAGTTTGGAAAAGAAAAAACACTTGCTGGAGCACTTATAGGAGCTGTGGTTTGTCTTATATTAATAGCTAGTTTATCTGGTGCAGTAATAGGGAAGACAGGTTTCTATATTCTAATTGTAATAACAGGTATTTTTCTATATGCTATTCGTGGTACCTATTGGTCACTTCTTGGTGATGCAAAGATTGATATCAGCATAGTTGGAGCAGCTATTGGTTTCATATCTTTTGTTGGATACCTTCCAGACATTATTTTGCCAAAATTCAATACCTTCCTGTTTAATACCTTTGGAGGTAATGGCGGATATAATGCATACTTCATAGCCAGTGCAATAATGGGCGTTATTGGTATAACATTAGTAGCTGTCTTTGCTACTCTAAATAAAAAGGAAAAAGTAACTAATGAAAATAATTTGTCTGTGTAA
- a CDS encoding electron transfer flavoprotein subunit beta/FixA family protein: MKIICLCKFVPDVDNFKYDYEKNVLVRENVKLILNPDDACALAFALRIKEKYKDTFVEIVSMAPLSIIPYLEDLLRRNVDKATLISDRLYAGSDTYVTSKIIARYLEDEEYDFILTGTHSLDGDTAHIPSQIAELLQIAQLSNIVKVYEESLDNDSIVVQVDCEKNTTKYEIALPCVLSIGKESKYKLPFIKYKDLELDVKDRILVLSNEELGFSENEVGLEGSLTKVNRTYTKEFLKKEKVTVHNDDEGIEVVYKFLKDKGFV; encoded by the coding sequence ATGAAAATAATTTGTCTGTGTAAGTTCGTTCCTGATGTAGATAACTTTAAATATGATTATGAAAAAAATGTGCTGGTAAGAGAAAATGTAAAGTTAATTCTTAACCCAGATGACGCTTGTGCACTGGCTTTTGCTCTAAGAATAAAAGAAAAGTATAAAGACACCTTCGTAGAAATAGTTAGTATGGCACCCTTAAGCATAATTCCTTATTTAGAGGATTTACTAAGACGAAATGTGGACAAGGCTACCCTTATTTCTGATAGATTGTATGCAGGCAGTGATACTTACGTAACTAGTAAAATCATAGCTAGGTATTTAGAAGATGAGGAATATGATTTTATTCTTACTGGAACTCATTCCTTGGATGGGGACACTGCCCACATCCCATCTCAAATTGCTGAACTGCTTCAAATTGCTCAGCTATCAAATATTGTAAAGGTATATGAAGAAAGCCTAGATAATGATAGTATTGTTGTTCAGGTTGACTGTGAGAAAAACACAACAAAATATGAAATAGCTCTTCCTTGTGTATTGAGTATAGGAAAAGAGAGTAAGTATAAATTACCTTTTATAAAATACAAGGATTTAGAGCTAGATGTAAAAGATAGAATATTAGTACTTTCAAATGAAGAACTAGGATTTTCTGAAAATGAAGTTGGCCTTGAAGGCTCCCTAACAAAAGTGAATAGGACATATACAAAGGAGTTTCTTAAAAAAGAAAAGGTAACAGTGCATAATGATGATGAAGGAATTGAAGTGGTGTATAAATTTTTAAAAGATAAGGGATTTGTATGA
- a CDS encoding electron transfer flavoprotein subunit alpha/FixB family protein: MTMKRSLIYFDEEDFQNSIDFLEVVSQMYKDIEYETYAVCFNNKGDAAVSKFDYLISVKDERIRNYDISNITNCIEELQNSYAFDSILIPATYFGRMLAPRLAMRLKVGLVADVTDIKNCNGLVEMVRPAFSGKIMAGITSKNCSPIMMSIRPNVFHITSALSKNTQTIKFHPSTVEASKIRQLEVKQKEKAKDIRESKVLVSGGGGVIDNFEHLSLLADELNAMVAASRRIVDSGIATRSIQVGQSGKTVSPKLYIALGIYGSLQHIEGLKNVENIISVNINKDAPICSLSDIVVEGDAIEFIDKLVKKINENGKEEEKL; encoded by the coding sequence ATGACAATGAAAAGAAGTTTAATCTACTTTGATGAAGAGGATTTTCAAAATTCTATAGATTTTTTAGAAGTAGTAAGTCAAATGTATAAAGATATTGAATATGAAACCTATGCAGTTTGTTTTAATAATAAAGGGGATGCTGCTGTAAGCAAGTTTGATTATTTAATATCTGTTAAAGATGAAAGAATAAGGAACTATGATATTTCAAATATCACAAATTGTATAGAAGAATTGCAGAATAGCTATGCTTTTGACAGTATCCTTATACCAGCCACATATTTCGGAAGAATGCTAGCGCCTAGGCTTGCTATGAGACTTAAAGTAGGGTTAGTTGCTGATGTAACAGATATTAAAAATTGTAATGGCTTAGTGGAGATGGTGAGACCAGCCTTTAGTGGAAAAATTATGGCTGGTATAACTAGTAAAAACTGCAGCCCGATTATGATGAGTATTAGGCCAAATGTTTTTCATATTACTTCAGCCTTATCAAAAAACACTCAAACTATTAAGTTTCATCCGAGCACAGTAGAGGCAAGTAAGATTAGGCAGCTAGAAGTGAAGCAAAAGGAAAAAGCTAAGGATATAAGAGAAAGCAAAGTTTTGGTTTCTGGTGGCGGCGGCGTAATAGATAATTTTGAGCATCTAAGCTTGCTAGCAGATGAGCTAAATGCAATGGTAGCAGCTAGTAGAAGAATAGTTGATAGTGGTATTGCAACTAGAAGCATTCAAGTTGGTCAATCTGGAAAGACTGTAAGTCCCAAGCTATACATTGCACTTGGAATTTATGGTTCCCTTCAACATATAGAAGGGTTAAAAAATGTTGAAAATATAATTTCTGTAAACATAAATAAGGATGCACCTATTTGCAGTTTATCAGATATTGTTGTTGAAGGAGATGCCATAGAATTTATTGATAAATTAGTAAAAAAAATAAATGAAAATGGGAAAGAGGAGGAAAAATTATGA
- a CDS encoding SDR family oxidoreductase, whose amino-acid sequence MNITDFNMNYFSLKGKNAIVTGGNTGLGQAFSLALAKAGANIMMPSIMPDDPEFNKVIEAEGVKAVYMEADITKPSVPKQIVEKCVEVLGSVDILVNCAGICICKPVLEFGRSEWDTMMSINLTAAFEMTHEVIQYMIPQKSGKIINICSMFSFLGGQWSPAYTASKHGIAGLTKTYCDELAQYNIQVNGIAPGYFKTKAAEFSMNDPERNKWIMDHTPEGRWGDVADLMGATVFLASEASHFVNGHVLAVDGGFLMR is encoded by the coding sequence ATGAATATTACAGATTTTAACATGAATTATTTTTCTTTAAAGGGGAAGAACGCAATTGTAACTGGAGGTAACACAGGACTTGGGCAGGCATTTTCCTTAGCATTAGCAAAAGCAGGAGCAAATATAATGATGCCTAGTATTATGCCAGATGATCCTGAATTTAATAAGGTTATTGAAGCTGAAGGCGTAAAAGCTGTATACATGGAAGCTGATATTACAAAACCAAGTGTACCTAAGCAAATAGTTGAAAAATGTGTTGAAGTTTTAGGCTCAGTTGATATATTAGTAAACTGTGCAGGAATTTGTATTTGCAAGCCAGTTTTAGAATTTGGCAGAAGCGAATGGGATACTATGATGTCAATTAATCTTACAGCAGCTTTTGAAATGACTCATGAAGTTATACAGTATATGATTCCACAGAAGAGCGGAAAGATTATTAATATATGCTCAATGTTCTCCTTCTTAGGGGGACAATGGTCACCAGCTTATACTGCATCTAAGCATGGTATCGCTGGTTTAACAAAAACGTATTGTGATGAATTAGCACAATATAATATTCAAGTTAATGGTATAGCACCAGGATATTTTAAGACTAAAGCAGCAGAATTTTCAATGAATGATCCAGAAAGAAACAAATGGATTATGGACCATACACCAGAAGGAAGATGGGGAGATGTTGCTGATTTAATGGGAGCAACTGTATTCCTAGCAAGTGAGGCTTCTCACTTTGTAAATGGTCATGTTTTAGCAGTTGATGGTGGTTTCTTAATGAGATAG
- a CDS encoding FGGY-family carbohydrate kinase, which translates to MSDKFIVGVDSGSQSTKVFIINQKGEVICSASEGLKPMMAREPGYVEHPDDDLWDSLKIVFRKVMKEFKGDAKDIMGLGLCSIRCCRVFMKKDGTLAEPVMSWMDVRSYKKYEDQPEIGYTCPTSGYLTHRLTGEFKDTAANAFQWQFPVDMDTWDWSKDDEYFNSFNIPKEKLLELQMPGTILGYVTEEVAKETGLPVNLPVVATANDKAVEALGSGLIEPNVGFISLGTYIASMVCGSKNEAAPSNFWTNLSCIPNKYLYESNGIRRGMWLISWYKGIIGEEYAAKAKSEGYSVEDYLAKEAVNVPAGSDGLLTIPDWLAPADQLYRKGVILGFDERHTRGHIYRSLLEGIALTLKNNYDAMIDELGIKPEKIIISGGGSNSDLYMQIFADMYGVKTVRNEINGAAAIGAAICVAVATGMYSSFDEAVKNMVKQKDEFIPNEENHKIYNKINSEAYRDLPKLMEETLKTVYKACN; encoded by the coding sequence ATGAGCGATAAATTTATTGTTGGAGTAGATAGTGGTTCCCAAAGTACTAAAGTTTTTATTATTAACCAAAAGGGTGAAGTAATATGCAGTGCCAGTGAAGGTCTAAAGCCAATGATGGCAAGAGAACCTGGCTATGTTGAGCATCCGGATGATGATTTATGGGATAGCCTTAAAATAGTTTTTAGAAAAGTCATGAAGGAGTTTAAAGGTGATGCTAAGGATATAATGGGCTTGGGGCTTTGTTCTATTCGATGCTGCAGAGTATTTATGAAAAAGGATGGAACACTTGCTGAACCTGTTATGAGCTGGATGGATGTACGTTCTTATAAAAAGTATGAAGACCAACCTGAAATAGGTTACACTTGTCCGACTTCAGGGTATTTAACACATAGATTGACTGGAGAATTCAAGGATACTGCAGCAAATGCTTTTCAATGGCAATTCCCTGTAGATATGGATACCTGGGATTGGTCTAAAGATGATGAATATTTCAATAGTTTTAATATCCCTAAAGAAAAATTACTAGAATTGCAGATGCCGGGTACAATACTTGGATATGTAACTGAAGAAGTAGCAAAAGAAACGGGACTTCCTGTCAATCTTCCAGTTGTAGCTACGGCAAATGATAAAGCAGTTGAAGCTCTAGGTTCAGGTCTTATAGAACCAAACGTTGGATTTATTTCCTTGGGAACTTATATAGCTTCAATGGTATGTGGAAGCAAAAATGAGGCAGCTCCTTCAAACTTTTGGACAAATCTATCTTGTATTCCGAATAAATATTTGTATGAAAGTAATGGTATAAGGCGTGGAATGTGGCTTATATCTTGGTATAAAGGTATCATTGGGGAAGAATATGCAGCTAAAGCAAAAAGTGAAGGCTATTCTGTGGAAGATTATTTAGCAAAAGAAGCAGTTAATGTGCCAGCGGGTTCAGATGGATTACTTACTATCCCTGATTGGCTTGCTCCTGCAGATCAACTATATCGAAAAGGCGTTATCCTTGGATTTGATGAAAGACATACAAGAGGCCATATATATCGTTCACTTTTGGAGGGTATAGCTTTAACTTTAAAGAATAACTATGATGCAATGATTGATGAGCTAGGTATAAAACCTGAAAAGATAATAATTTCAGGTGGAGGCTCTAATAGTGATTTATACATGCAAATTTTTGCAGATATGTATGGGGTGAAAACTGTTAGAAATGAAATTAATGGTGCAGCAGCCATAGGAGCAGCAATCTGTGTTGCTGTGGCTACAGGTATGTATAGCAGTTTTGACGAAGCAGTTAAAAATATGGTAAAGCAAAAGGATGAATTTATCCCAAATGAAGAAAATCATAAAATTTATAATAAAATAAATTCCGAAGCTTATCGTGATTTACCGAAGCTTATGGAAGAAACCTTAAAAACAGTTTATAAGGCTTGTAACTAG
- the surE gene encoding 5'/3'-nucleotidase SurE gives MKPLILVTNDDGVYSPGLCAAAEAVQDLGDLLVVAPRYQQTSMGRSFPKSSDVGIIEKVKLIINGCEIEAYGVHGSPAHAVSHGILELAYKKPDLCISGINYGENLGLSITCSGTVGAAFEADSYDISSIAVSRQADLSIQHASDYKNMDFEASKKIIRELAVDILKNGLPDEISILNVNVPDNAAANTEVRITKQGRSNYSVFKKPEVRDFSKSYVLSSEMDAHINKSDKNSDVYAIYFDKVISITPLTWNMSANTNWGFKRSSSNTNN, from the coding sequence ATGAAGCCTTTAATACTTGTTACAAATGATGATGGTGTTTACTCCCCAGGTTTATGTGCAGCTGCTGAAGCTGTACAAGACCTGGGAGATTTGCTTGTAGTTGCTCCAAGATATCAACAAACAAGCATGGGACGGTCATTTCCTAAGAGCAGCGATGTTGGAATTATAGAAAAGGTTAAGTTAATAATAAATGGATGTGAAATAGAAGCTTATGGGGTGCATGGTTCTCCAGCACATGCGGTATCTCATGGTATATTGGAATTAGCTTATAAAAAACCAGACCTATGTATCAGTGGTATAAACTACGGAGAAAATTTAGGGCTTTCTATTACTTGCAGCGGAACAGTAGGTGCGGCTTTTGAAGCTGATAGCTATGATATTTCGTCTATTGCTGTTTCTAGACAGGCAGATTTAAGCATTCAACATGCTAGTGATTATAAAAATATGGACTTTGAAGCTTCAAAAAAAATAATTAGGGAGCTGGCTGTTGATATACTGAAAAATGGGCTGCCTGATGAAATAAGTATTCTTAATGTTAATGTTCCAGATAATGCAGCTGCTAATACTGAGGTTAGAATTACGAAACAAGGCAGAAGCAATTATTCCGTATTCAAAAAACCGGAAGTAAGAGATTTTAGTAAGAGTTATGTATTAAGCTCTGAAATGGATGCCCATATTAACAAAAGTGATAAGAATAGTGACGTGTATGCAATTTATTTTGATAAAGTAATTTCTATTACGCCTCTGACTTGGAATATGTCAGCAAATACTAATTGGGGATTTAAAAGGAGTAGTTCGAATACTAACAATTAA